The Kineothrix sp. IPX-CK genomic interval ATAGCCGTCCCGGCAAGCCTGAATTTCCTCTGTGGTCATGAAAAATTTCTGATATAGTTCTTTATTGAACTGATTGAAAATAAGGCTTCTCTTCGTGGATACCAAGGCGCTGTCCGTATTAGCGTTCTCCTTGTCTCCCACATACATGATAGATTGGCTCTTCTTGTATACATCATCCATCATCCTCACGAAATCCTGCTTATAGTTGCGGTAATCGCGGTAGCTCTTGGCAACGATCGGCTTTACCTCTTCCAAGGCGCTTTCCACAATATTGTGCATAATCGGGATAGGGATTTCATCCTGTCCCAAGTCCATGACTTTATCTATCACATATTGACAAATATGCTTCTTTTCTTCCTCTGTAAATTTTGTTAAGGCGCGGTACGCGCTCTTTCCTACCGCATCGACTACCTTCTGTACGTTAAATGCTTCTAAGCTTCCGTCCTTTTTAATGACCTTTACGTTCCTCTCCAGCTTGAATTGTTTTCCGTAATCGATTGCGTTTCCTGCTGAGTTATCCTTACTCATTCTTATGACCTCCTATCATTTTCCCCTCTTGGTGTAAAATACGCATAGCGTGCATGACCCCAGTTAGAATGCCCGCAATGCGTATACATATCCATTCTCACTATATATGGTAACAAATATGTAAATCCATCCAATATTTTGTGGTATACATAGTATAAAATACTAAACTATATGTGTCAATGTTTGTACCGGAGAAAATTTAACAAAAAAAGAAGGGGTATTTTGTATCAAATAACCATTCTTTTTTTGACCCGCTTTAAAAAAATTGTATTATTATTTATTTTACAATCATACCTGAACGTTCTACCGACCTTACCGCTTCTACTATTTCTTCCACCGGTATGGTAAGGGCAAATCTGACATGCCCCTCGCCAAGAGTGCCGAAACTGCTCCCCGGAGTGCAGAGCACACCTGACTTCTCAAAAAGCTGCATGACGAACTCCGTATCATCCTCATATCCCTCGGGTATGGCTCCCCAGGCGAACATAGTACCTTCGCTGTCGGGGATGTTCCAGCCGATGGAACGAAGTCCTCCGCAGAGTGCATCCCTGCGCCTCTGATATTCCCTGCACTGCTCTTTTATCATATCGTCTGGTCCGTTCAATGCTGCAATAGCACCGTACTGCACCGGAAGAAAGGTTCCGTAATCAATCTGTGAGCGAAGTCTTTTAAAATGAGCCACTATTTCCTTATTCCCTACCAAAAAACCCATTCTGGCACCAGTATAGTTATAGGACTTGGACAGCGAATAGAACTCTGCACAGACCTCCTTTGCTCCGGGTATTGACAGAATCGAAATCCCCTCCCTTCCGTCGTATATGATATCGGAATAAGCGTTGTCATGAATAATGACGATATTATTCTCCTTCGCCCAGGGGATGAGGCGTTCATAAAAGCTTTCAGGAGCTGTCTTGCAAATCGGATTCAGCGGATAGGAAACGATCATAAATTTCGTTTTTCTAAGAAGTTCCTTGTCCATTCCCTCTAAATCAGGAAGGTAACCGTTCTCTTCATATAAATCATAAGGAACCAGCTTAGCACCGGAAAGAGCAGGTCCGATTGAGAATATGGGATAGCCCGGATTGGGAACTAACACCACATCTCCCGCATCGCATAAAGTCAGGCCAATATGAGTGATTCCCTCCTGTGAACCGTAAACGGACATAATTTCCTCTTCCTTAAGCTCTACGCCATAGCGCCTCTCAAAACGTCCCATGACTGCATCAGTCAATCGCGGTAGATCCACAAGAGAGTATTTATAATTGTCCGGACCCGCTGCGGCCTGCGCCACTGCATCCCTAATGTGCTTTGCCGGTTTAAAATCGGGAGTTCCCACCGATAGGTTATATACCTTATGTCCCTGCGCAAGAAATTCATTCTTCTTCTCATTTAATACTTGAAAAATTCCTTCTTCAAAGTCCTTCATCCTCGCCGCAAATGTAATCTCCATGTTTTATCACTCATTGAAAGGCCGAAATAATGTTACTATTCACTCCGTTCCCAGTAGCAAAATAACATTATCCGGTCTCCTACCTTTCATATTGTTCTATGATTTTTTTCAGATATTCTTCATAACGTACTACCACCGATTTGGGAGAAAGGAGCTTAACCTCCGTTCCAAGTCCCGTGACCCAGCCAAAGAACTGCTCGCTGACAGCCACCTTTACCCTTACCGAAAAATTACTCTTTCTTGTCTTTTTCAAATCCACTTCTTTTCCGAATCTATCGATGACAACTCCCAGCATCCTGTCGGGCATCTGCAAGGCGACGGTTACCTCCTCGCCGCTGAACATGCCGAAGGTCTTATTCGTATACGCCCCTATATCGAAACGCTTAAAGGAACTTATCCCTTCCCTCGGCTCGTCAGGCAACAGCTCGATCCCGCCCATTTTGTCCACCCGGTAATGCTTGATTTTATCCGCATACTTGTCATAGGCTATCAGATAGTAATTCTCATCCTGCCATGTCAGGGCCCATGGACTGATGCGGTATTTAACGCCTTCTTTCCGGGGCTTCAGCTTCTTTTCCAGCGTCCAGTCCAAATACTGAAAGGAAATCTGAATATCCTCCTGAATGGCCCTATGTATATGATCAATATTGTAATAGATGCTTTCGTTTTCCGCTTTGATGCGACCTGCTACATAAACCTGGCGCTGAAGCTGTCCGGCGTCATACTGACCCGCAAGCCGTTCCAGCTTTTCAATCAGTTCTCTCGACTTTTTGACTGTGATGAACTTGGACGACTGGACGGCGTCCACCAAAAGCTTTAACTCCGGAAGTTCGAATTCCCTCTCGGCCAGGAAATATCCTCCGCCTCGCTTTACTTTAGTGTAAACGATGTTATATCCGAACTTCACAAGCAGGGAAATATCGCTGTAAATAGACTTCCTTTCGGCCGTAATACCGTATTTTTCCAGCTCATCAATCAACACCTTCATGGACATCATGTGCTCTTCATCCGTCTGTTCGCTCAAAATTTTTATTATATATAAAAGCTTTAATTTCTGATCCGATGATTTGGGCATCCTACGGCTCCTCATTCAAAACGGATATAATATCCTGTAAATTATTAATTTCATAGTCGATCCTAACTTCAGAGTCGTTCTTAAGCCCTCCGGGATTATACCAGCAAGTAACAAGTCCCGCATTGTTGCCGCCCAGCATATCGCTGCTTAGGGAATCTCCTACGATAATCGTTTTTTCTTTATCGAAGTCCTGAATGCGCGAGAAGCACCTGTCGAAATATTCCTTCTGAGGCTTAGGAACTCCTATTTCCTCCGACACGAAAATATCCTCTACCAATTCATCAAGTCCTGAAAGTTTTAATTTTTTTCTCTGAGTATGAGTAATCCCATTGGTTACAAGATATTGTCTGTACTGCCCTTTTAGCAGCTTCACCAGCTCATAGGAATCGTCCTGATAGTAATATACGCTGCCTAACGCATCCGCATAATGTTTCTGGAATTCCTCCGGCTCCACTCCGGTTACTCCAATTTGCGCAAACAGCGTACGAAACCGCTCAATCAAAGCTTCCTTTTTGGCAATTTCTCCTTTTTCGATGCGTTTCCAGAAGCTTTCGTTGATTCCTGAATACAAGGCAACGATTTCGTCCGTTACCTCCAGCCCGAACAGCTCGAAACAATGCCTGACAGCATAGCTTTCAGAACGTCTAAAATCCAGTAAGGTCTGATCCACATCCCACAATATAATTTCAAATTTACCCATATCCACCTCTTTCTCACCAGGATGTGTCTGTGCAAATGCTCTCTCATTGCGGCTCCTGCACAAAATCCTCAAGCAATTCATCCCCATCCGCCGCCGCCGTCGCCAATGTATCACATCTCTCGTTTTCCGGATGTCCGTCATGCCCTTTCACCCATGTAAACTCCACCTGATGCTGTTTTTTTGCCTCCAGCAGGCGTTTCCACAAATCCACATTTTTCACCGGCTTATTCCCGCTGGTCTTCCAGTTCTTCTTAAGCCACCCCTCCATCCAATGCTGGTTGAAGGCATCGGTAACATATTTGGAGTCCGATATGACTTCTACCTCACAAGGCTTATTCAGGGCCTCCAGACCCACGATTACCGCCATCAGCTCCATCCGGTTATTGGTGGTCTTCTTATAGCCCGCCGAATATTCCCGCTCATGCAAAGTTCCCTTACCATCCACATACTGCAGGACGGTTCCATAGCCCCCCGGCCCTTCCGGGTTCCCTCTCGCAGACCCGTCCGTATATATCTTTACTTTCATTTTTATTGTCCATATCCTTTCAGGCAGCCTATACGTGAGCTTTCCAAACACCCTTTACTATGAATTCTTCCGCCAGATTCTCCGCATTTTGAATAATCTCCTCATCATAACCC includes:
- the rnhA gene encoding ribonuclease HI, with the protein product MKVKIYTDGSARGNPEGPGGYGTVLQYVDGKGTLHEREYSAGYKKTTNNRMELMAVIVGLEALNKPCEVEVISDSKYVTDAFNQHWMEGWLKKNWKTSGNKPVKNVDLWKRLLEAKKQHQVEFTWVKGHDGHPENERCDTLATAAADGDELLEDFVQEPQ
- a CDS encoding pyridoxal phosphate-dependent aminotransferase, translated to MEITFAARMKDFEEGIFQVLNEKKNEFLAQGHKVYNLSVGTPDFKPAKHIRDAVAQAAAGPDNYKYSLVDLPRLTDAVMGRFERRYGVELKEEEIMSVYGSQEGITHIGLTLCDAGDVVLVPNPGYPIFSIGPALSGAKLVPYDLYEENGYLPDLEGMDKELLRKTKFMIVSYPLNPICKTAPESFYERLIPWAKENNIVIIHDNAYSDIIYDGREGISILSIPGAKEVCAEFYSLSKSYNYTGARMGFLVGNKEIVAHFKRLRSQIDYGTFLPVQYGAIAALNGPDDMIKEQCREYQRRRDALCGGLRSIGWNIPDSEGTMFAWGAIPEGYEDDTEFVMQLFEKSGVLCTPGSSFGTLGEGHVRFALTIPVEEIVEAVRSVERSGMIVK
- a CDS encoding WYL domain-containing protein, whose product is MPKSSDQKLKLLYIIKILSEQTDEEHMMSMKVLIDELEKYGITAERKSIYSDISLLVKFGYNIVYTKVKRGGGYFLAEREFELPELKLLVDAVQSSKFITVKKSRELIEKLERLAGQYDAGQLQRQVYVAGRIKAENESIYYNIDHIHRAIQEDIQISFQYLDWTLEKKLKPRKEGVKYRISPWALTWQDENYYLIAYDKYADKIKHYRVDKMGGIELLPDEPREGISSFKRFDIGAYTNKTFGMFSGEEVTVALQMPDRMLGVVIDRFGKEVDLKKTRKSNFSVRVKVAVSEQFFGWVTGLGTEVKLLSPKSVVVRYEEYLKKIIEQYER
- a CDS encoding YjjG family noncanonical pyrimidine nucleotidase, translating into MGKFEIILWDVDQTLLDFRRSESYAVRHCFELFGLEVTDEIVALYSGINESFWKRIEKGEIAKKEALIERFRTLFAQIGVTGVEPEEFQKHYADALGSVYYYQDDSYELVKLLKGQYRQYLVTNGITHTQRKKLKLSGLDELVEDIFVSEEIGVPKPQKEYFDRCFSRIQDFDKEKTIIVGDSLSSDMLGGNNAGLVTCWYNPGGLKNDSEVRIDYEINNLQDIISVLNEEP